A region of Alteromonadaceae bacterium 2753L.S.0a.02 DNA encodes the following proteins:
- a CDS encoding type VI secretion system protein ImpM, translated as MSGFTTGFFGKLPTHGDFITRELPSHFIDIWDNWLQLFVSSTQAQLGDDWLDIYLTSPIWRFVFSEGVVDEQHWAGIMLPSVDRVGRYFPFSIITALPTQQNPVAILCEANDWFEQLEDAALQALNGDLELETLLETINEVPLAENTNYQKNVDIYGGTQAVSPLLMRLDFEEQTLHSLLPGMMDALLKTSYASYSAWATRGSEYVEPCMFVARGLPVTSGVAAMLEGQWQEWGWPEPYSLNEIQAEQDVVDDE; from the coding sequence GTGTCTGGGTTTACCACAGGCTTTTTTGGCAAACTGCCGACGCATGGTGATTTTATTACCCGTGAGTTACCCAGCCATTTTATTGATATCTGGGACAACTGGCTACAGTTGTTTGTAAGTAGCACTCAGGCGCAATTGGGCGATGATTGGTTGGATATTTATTTAACGAGCCCGATCTGGCGTTTTGTTTTCAGTGAGGGAGTCGTTGATGAACAACACTGGGCGGGAATCATGTTACCCAGTGTTGATCGGGTAGGGCGCTATTTTCCCTTTAGCATCATTACAGCCCTTCCGACTCAGCAAAACCCGGTTGCAATATTGTGTGAAGCCAACGATTGGTTTGAGCAGCTCGAAGATGCGGCTTTACAAGCACTCAATGGTGATTTGGAATTAGAAACTCTGCTTGAAACAATCAATGAAGTTCCCTTGGCGGAAAATACAAATTACCAAAAAAATGTGGATATCTACGGTGGCACACAGGCCGTGTCGCCGTTACTTATGCGCTTGGATTTTGAAGAGCAAACACTGCACAGCTTATTGCCAGGTATGATGGATGCCTTACTGAAAACCAGTTACGCAAGTTATAGCGCCTGGGCAACGCGCGGCTCGGAATATGTCGAGCCCTGCATGTTTGTCGCCCGGGGTTTACCGGTTACTAGTGGTGTGGCGGCGATGCTCGAAGGACAATGGCAGGAGTGGGGTTGGCCCGAGCCCTACAGCTTGAATGAAATACAAGCAGAGCAAGACGTAGTCGACGATGAGTGA